A single window of Bombyx mori chromosome 17, ASM3026992v2 DNA harbors:
- the LOC119628372 gene encoding uncharacterized protein LOC119628372 — protein sequence MNFISNVLDSIPVVGHVKGIVHYAVGDTEGGNNSMYQSTRTSAVLAGGAVGCLAGPAGAALGGVYGGMITDGLVSAAKNEPVGIFESSANIGRDIASGKNPMASVGSVSFKIAMDGIGGFGMGGVSSVASKVPAKAVAKTIEGTVKKAAATIGEEMIEKSVQLTAEEMTKIVAKKVSEKAVKKAVETAAIQTQMLLVSAHVGVNASEKTKAEMRAEEERKQQKQKEEEKKARENRDKKNTGSWQPPRENRNNKESNVDNEESDEEVFEKFMKLLKQLLKLLYGNNREPFTRIFENLSPGQIAYLVKIIRNLNSTGILQIVLDFTLKLFKLYFSKDISFTNILSMLEFVATYIEDQLYFMTKTKGKPTRQSDADRNERRRNAIKELQNKTDIIQKIADLFRHLQAEIIAETSAPNIISPYFRDIFSAVYHYYKHRRVPVPGHEKLTVKQYFDLIRMVIIKMKESPEYKKMQRARNGATLTCEMYVVLFGRMFRIIITVRDGKIVLSTAYVVKRMNFNAKEGILYIKFDDGDVQQ from the coding sequence ATGAATTTCATATCGAACGTACTGGATTCGATTCCGGTTGTAGGCCACGTAAAAGGAATTGTTCATTATGCCGTTGGAGATACAGAAGGAGGCAACAATTCTATGTATCAATCTACAAGGACATCGGCGGTCCTAGCAGGAGGAGCAGTTGGATGCCTCGCAGGACCGGCAGGAGCTGCATTGGGAGGCGTATACGGAGGCATGATTACAGACGGCTTGGTTTCTGCGGCTAAGAACGAGCCTGTAGGTATTTTTGAGTCAAGTGCAAATATAGGTAGAGACATTGCTTCAGGCAAAAATCCAATGGCTTCTGTGGGTTCCGTAAGTTTCAAAATCGCCATGGACGGTATAGGTGGCTTTGGCATGGGAGGAGTTTCTAGCGTTGCCAGTAAAGTCCCGGCGAAGGCCGTCGCAAAAACCATAGAAGGCACTGTAAAAAAAGCTGCTGCAACTATTGGGGAGGAGATGATTGAGAAGTCAGTGCAATTAACTGCAGAAGAAATGACAAAAATTGTGGCAAAGAAAGTGTCAGAAAAAGCCGTGAAAAAAGCTGTCGAAACTGCAGCAATACAAACACAAATGCTTCTGGTGTCTGCTCACGTCGGAGTAAATGCTAGTGAAAAAACCAAAGCTGAAATGCGTGCTGAAGAAGAACGTAAACAACAGaaacaaaaagaagaagaaaaaaaggcgCGTGAAAAtcgcgataaaaaaaatactggatcGTGGCAACCGCCACGCGAGAACAGAAACAATAAAGAGTCCAATGTTGATAATGAAGAGTCCGACGAGGAGGTATTTGAAAAGTTCATGAAATTACTTAAACAGCTCTTGAAGCTTCTCTACGGCAATAACAGAGAACCGTTCACAAGAATTTTCGAGAATTTATCACCAGGCCAAATAGCGTATTTGGTGAAAATAATCAGAAACCTTAACTCAACTGGAATTTTACAGATAGTGTTAGATTTTACATTAAAACTGTTTAAATTGTACTTTTCTAAAGATATCTCATTCACAAATATCCTGAGTATGTTAGAATTCGTCGCAACTTACATTGAAGACCAGTTGTATTTTATGACCAAAACCAAAGGTAAGCCGACTCGTCAATCAGATGCCGACCGAAATGAGCGTCGAAGGAACGCCATCAAAGAACTTCAAAACAAAACGGATATAATTCAGAAAATTGCTGATCTATTCAGACATTTACAAGCGGAAATCATAGCTGAAACGAGCGCGCCTAATATAATTTCCCCCTATTTTCGTGATATATTCTCAGCTGTGTATCATTATTACAAACACAGACGCGTGCCCGTGCCAGGCCATGAGAAGCTGACAGTCAAACAATATTTCGACTTGATAAGGATggtaattataaaaatgaaagaatcaccggaatacaaaaaaatgcagAGGGCCAGAAATGGAGCGACCCTCACTTGTGAAATGTACGTTGTCTTGTTCGGTAGGATGTTCAGAATCATTATTACTGTTCGAGATGGTAAAATTGTATTGAGTACCGCCTATGTAGTCAAGCGTATGAACTTTAATGCCAAAGAAGGCATTCTTTACATAAAATTCGATGATGGAGATGTACAGCAGTAA